In Candidatus Dependentiae bacterium, the sequence GTTAAGCAAAAGGGATCAAAGAAATTGGCTCAAAACAATGTAGTGTTTTTATTACTCCTTAGATTAAGTTTTTAATGGTACTGGTATTATATGGCTAAATAAAGGTTCTGTCAAGCGAATTGGGCTCTACAAATTAGAACTCCCCTCTCCCGATTGTGGGAGAGGGGTCGGGGGTGAGCGCTTAATTCTCATTAGATATGCGACAAATGTTAAGATTTAGGTAATATTCATAAGCCTAAAACTAACATATGTCCTTACAAACTGTTTCTTTGATAGAACTGGCGTGGGAGCTTTACTCTTGTAAGCTCAAACCAGACCAGATTGCAGTTAAGATTAAGAAGGACCGCGCCACTGTATATCGTTGGATTTCTGGAATCAAACAGTGTGGTATCAGAAGATTTTTGCATAAGTACCAGAACTCCAAGAAAGGACGAAGACAGAAGCGTAAAACTGATCCAATCATGAAAGCTCGCATCTATGCTATTAGAGAAAAGTATCATCAATGCTGCGGGGAGAAGATTAAATACTGGATGAGACATGATTATGGGATTGATATTGCCCTTTGTACGATTTACCGAGTGCTTGGACAAAAATATCGGTTAAGGTCAGAATGGAAGAGAAATCTAAAGCGAGGACCGGTCCCGAAAGCGAGTGCTCCCAGGAAGGTCATCCAGAACGATACGGTAGACTTTGGCGGGTTATTCGCATACACAGCCATAGATATCTTCGGTAGAGACGCTCAAGTCATTATGAGTACCGGCATTCAAGCTTCCGATGGAGCCAGGGCGTTAAAACAACAGATGAGATACTTTGAGTTCTGTGATCTGCTCCAAAGAGACGGCGGCTCGGAGTTTGAAAAAGAATGGGAACAAACAGCTAGACAATATTGCCACAAGATCAGAACTTCCCGCCCTTACCGGAAGAATGAACAAGCTTACATTGAATCATTTAATCGAACCCTTAGAAAAGAGTGCTTGGGTTGGAGAAACTACAAGAAAAAAGATCTTAGACTAGTCCAACAGAAAGTCAATCAATTCCTAGACTTCTACAACAATACCAGACCTCATTTATCATTAAATCTTATGAGTCCTAAACAGTATTTGTCG encodes:
- a CDS encoding transposase, with the protein product MSLQTVSLIELAWELYSCKLKPDQIAVKIKKDRATVYRWISGIKQCGIRRFLHKYQNSKKGRRQKRKTDPIMKARIYAIREKYHQCCGEKIKYWMRHDYGIDIALCTIYRVLGQKYRLRSEWKRNLKRGPVPKASAPRKVIQNDTVDFGGLFAYTAIDIFGRDAQVIMSTGIQASDGARALKQQMRYFEFCDLLQRDGGSEFEKEWEQTARQYCHKIRTSRPYRKNEQAYIESFNRTLRKECLGWRNYKKKDLRLVQQKVNQFLDFYNNTRPHLSLNLMSPKQYLSHLR